In Streptomyces sp. RFCAC02, the following proteins share a genomic window:
- a CDS encoding LysR family transcriptional regulator, which translates to MDLRQLEYFVAVAEERNFTRAAERVHISQSGVSARVRHLERELGAELFDRSAREVTLTVAGKAALEHARAALAAAGALRQAVGEVADVIRGRLTVGMVVGCAITPLFDALAAFHAAHPGVELSLTEGASDRLTDAVRSGGLDLALIGAAHTPPDGVESLTVVRERLVVAVPPGHPLAAGPTVTLRALAAHPVVCMPRGTGLRAVFDAACAAADVRPVIALEASAADAIADLAARGLGAGVLSASMTAAYGDRLVALPIDDAERPGLLCLVWRTAGTPALRALLGHLRRSFRAGPAG; encoded by the coding sequence ATGGATCTGCGTCAGCTCGAATACTTCGTCGCGGTCGCCGAGGAGCGGAACTTCACGCGGGCCGCCGAACGCGTCCACATCAGCCAGTCCGGGGTCAGCGCGCGTGTACGGCACCTGGAGCGGGAGTTGGGCGCCGAGCTGTTCGACCGGTCGGCGCGCGAGGTGACGCTCACCGTCGCCGGGAAGGCCGCGCTGGAGCACGCCCGCGCCGCGCTCGCGGCGGCCGGTGCCCTGCGGCAGGCCGTGGGGGAGGTGGCGGACGTCATCCGGGGCCGGCTCACGGTCGGGATGGTCGTCGGCTGCGCGATCACGCCGCTGTTCGACGCGCTGGCCGCCTTCCACGCCGCCCACCCCGGCGTGGAGCTGTCCCTGACCGAGGGGGCGTCCGACCGGCTCACCGACGCCGTGCGCTCGGGCGGCCTCGACCTGGCCCTCATCGGCGCCGCGCACACGCCGCCGGACGGCGTCGAGTCGCTGACGGTCGTACGGGAGCGGCTCGTCGTCGCCGTGCCGCCGGGGCATCCGCTTGCCGCCGGGCCGACCGTCACGCTGCGGGCGCTCGCGGCCCACCCGGTGGTGTGCATGCCGCGCGGCACCGGGCTGCGGGCGGTGTTCGACGCGGCGTGCGCGGCGGCGGACGTGCGGCCCGTGATCGCGCTGGAGGCCAGCGCCGCCGACGCCATCGCCGACCTGGCCGCCCGGGGCCTGGGCGCCGGGGTGCTGAGCGCGTCCATGACCGCCGCGTACGGGGACCGGCTGGTCGCCCTCCCCATCGACGACGCGGAGCGTCCCGGGCTGCTCTGCCTCGTGTGGCGCACGGCCGGGACGCCCGCGCTGCGCGCCCTGCTGGGGCACCTGCGGCGGTCCTTCCGGGCCGGTCCCGCGGGCTGA
- a CDS encoding nuclear transport factor 2 family protein translates to MSETYEKAMRPEDITRLFVERSNAGDTDGVAALYEEDAVIAYPPGSTTVGRDAIRELWAKVLSNRPHFEPEPPLPTLISGDLALTSTPPKDGTGARAQVARRQPDGSWLRVLDQPEFTRPAS, encoded by the coding sequence ATGAGCGAGACATACGAGAAGGCCATGCGCCCGGAGGACATCACCCGTCTCTTCGTGGAGCGGTCCAACGCGGGCGACACCGACGGGGTCGCCGCCCTGTACGAGGAGGACGCCGTCATCGCCTACCCGCCCGGCAGCACCACGGTCGGCCGGGACGCGATCCGGGAGCTGTGGGCGAAGGTCCTGTCCAACCGGCCGCACTTCGAGCCCGAGCCGCCGCTGCCGACCCTGATCAGCGGCGACCTGGCACTCACGAGCACCCCGCCGAAGGACGGCACGGGCGCCCGCGCCCAGGTGGCGCGCCGCCAGCCGGACGGGAGCTGGCTGCGCGTGCTGGACCAGCCGGAGTTCACGCGCCCGGCTTCCTGA
- a CDS encoding helix-turn-helix transcriptional regulator, producing MADGVTGSTVPRRQLGRYLRDLRLRAGVTVRAASRELEWSEQKIWRIETGQVAMRALDVRAMCETYGADDEMTDALMALARETKARGWWHAYGDTLPEWFDLYIGLEESASELDWFETHLIPGLLQTAHYTNEIIRTHRPDLSDHEVERRVQLRMDRQAILTRPVASPKLRIALGEAVLRQLVGTPQVMATQLAHVAYVVANRNIQLRVVPFHTPTMGTVAGSFTVLRFPEGRMAEPPIAYVEGFTGGLYLDKPDEVEQYDAAFERIWDAALDDQASHRLIAETARSYEQQ from the coding sequence ATGGCTGATGGCGTGACGGGCTCGACGGTCCCGAGACGGCAGTTGGGCCGGTATCTACGGGATCTGCGGCTCCGCGCGGGCGTCACGGTGCGCGCCGCGTCCAGGGAACTGGAGTGGTCCGAGCAGAAGATCTGGCGCATCGAGACGGGCCAGGTCGCCATGCGGGCACTGGACGTCCGTGCGATGTGTGAAACCTACGGCGCCGATGACGAGATGACCGACGCGCTCATGGCCCTGGCGCGCGAGACGAAGGCCCGCGGCTGGTGGCACGCCTACGGCGACACGCTGCCCGAGTGGTTCGACCTCTACATCGGGCTGGAGGAATCGGCATCCGAACTCGACTGGTTCGAGACTCATCTCATCCCAGGTCTTCTCCAAACCGCTCACTACACGAACGAGATCATCCGCACTCACCGGCCCGATCTCTCGGACCACGAAGTTGAGCGGCGCGTACAATTGCGTATGGACCGGCAGGCGATCCTGACACGCCCGGTCGCATCGCCCAAGCTGCGGATCGCGCTTGGCGAGGCCGTGCTACGTCAGTTGGTGGGCACTCCGCAGGTGATGGCGACCCAGCTCGCGCATGTGGCATACGTCGTGGCGAACCGGAACATCCAGCTCCGCGTTGTGCCGTTCCACACGCCGACCATGGGTACTGTCGCCGGCTCCTTCACCGTTCTCCGCTTCCCCGAAGGGCGGATGGCCGAACCTCCGATCGCCTACGTCGAAGGCTTCACGGGCGGGCTGTACCTCGACAAGCCTGACGAGGTCGAGCAATACGACGCTGCGTTCGAGAGAATCTGGGATGCAGCACTGGACGACCAGGCATCGCACCGTCTGATCGCAGAGACAGCGAGGAGCTATGAACAACAGTAA
- a CDS encoding DUF397 domain-containing protein translates to MNNSKDDTRWRVSSYSNGDGQCVETAVSADVVGARDTKDLGHGPELWVSSDTWRAFVHAATTSGLTR, encoded by the coding sequence ATGAACAACAGTAAGGACGACACCCGGTGGCGTGTGTCGAGCTACAGCAATGGTGACGGACAGTGCGTCGAGACGGCGGTCAGCGCCGACGTGGTAGGCGCGCGCGACACCAAGGACCTGGGACACGGCCCCGAACTGTGGGTCTCCTCCGACACCTGGCGCGCGTTCGTCCACGCCGCCACGACCAGCGGTCTCACACGTTGA
- a CDS encoding DUF397 domain-containing protein, with translation MTSTARWAKSSYSSNHEACVEVARVPGAAGMRDTKALGTGPELWVSSDTWRAFVHVTVANGFTR, from the coding sequence ATGACGAGCACGGCCCGCTGGGCAAAGTCGAGCTACAGCAGCAACCACGAGGCATGCGTCGAAGTGGCCCGAGTCCCGGGTGCGGCAGGGATGCGTGACACCAAGGCTCTGGGTACTGGCCCCGAACTGTGGGTCTCCTCCGACACCTGGCGCGCGTTCGTCCACGTCACCGTGGCCAACGGCTTCACGCGCTGA
- a CDS encoding class I SAM-dependent methyltransferase — protein sequence MEVVDAWERYAQGRTPRREVNSAGARTWLNWTQYPDHGPDESILGNLRGCTVLELGCGTGCNLAHLSTLGATCTGVDIAPSQHEKAVTRWGHLPGLTFHTAEVTDYLNRTDGTFDVVLSIFGPVWFTDPEQLLPLVRKRLSAGGVLAFSHKPPTAGTQPVGALREAKAVTRWDYTPEEWSALLASSGYSDIKTEVISPPEEKDAGTLLARAYA from the coding sequence ATGGAGGTCGTTGACGCCTGGGAGCGATACGCCCAGGGGCGGACACCCCGGCGAGAGGTGAACTCCGCTGGTGCTCGCACGTGGTTGAACTGGACCCAGTACCCCGACCACGGCCCCGATGAATCGATCCTCGGAAACCTCCGGGGTTGTACCGTTCTGGAACTGGGCTGCGGTACGGGCTGCAACCTGGCCCACCTGTCCACCCTTGGGGCAACCTGCACCGGGGTCGATATCGCTCCGAGCCAGCACGAGAAGGCCGTGACCCGATGGGGGCACCTGCCCGGCCTCACCTTTCACACGGCCGAGGTGACCGACTACCTGAACCGTACAGACGGCACCTTCGATGTGGTCCTGTCCATCTTCGGGCCTGTCTGGTTCACGGACCCTGAACAGCTTCTCCCCCTGGTACGGAAGAGGCTTTCCGCTGGTGGCGTACTGGCCTTCTCTCACAAGCCCCCTACAGCCGGCACTCAGCCGGTGGGGGCTCTGAGGGAAGCCAAGGCAGTGACCAGGTGGGACTACACCCCAGAGGAGTGGTCGGCCCTTCTGGCCTCTTCGGGGTACTCGGATATCAAAACCGAGGTCATCTCTCCTCCGGAAGAGAAGGACGCAGGAACCCTCTTGGCGAGGGCCTATGCGTGA
- a CDS encoding helix-turn-helix transcriptional regulator encodes MTFEPEQMGQSAHELAVLLKTLRETAKLSGERLAKRCNMSQSKVSRIENGKVRPSLVDVDQILRALDAPPALVAEVMALTRITNTQWQDARSLRRKGLDKKQLELAGLEQSSTEFRYFLLSMITGLLSTPEYIRASLAHVPGDHGRTVARKLERQEVLYDRPKRFTFILTEQAVRSPFVAREAMAVQIDRLASLTHLVNVRLGVLPIETRMPGNPLNTFTVYDERIATAELSAGVMVFRDPRDVRSYLDEFAAYEGLALFGEAAREKLGEWAVRYRV; translated from the coding sequence GTGACATTCGAACCAGAGCAGATGGGGCAGTCGGCACACGAGCTGGCTGTCCTGCTCAAGACCCTACGCGAGACGGCCAAGCTGTCAGGGGAAAGGCTGGCCAAGCGTTGCAACATGTCTCAGTCCAAAGTCAGCAGGATTGAGAACGGAAAGGTGCGACCATCCCTTGTGGATGTTGACCAGATTCTCAGGGCATTGGACGCGCCGCCCGCATTGGTTGCGGAAGTCATGGCGCTCACCCGGATCACCAACACCCAGTGGCAGGACGCCAGGAGCCTTCGCAGGAAGGGCCTCGACAAAAAGCAGCTTGAGCTGGCGGGGCTCGAACAATCCTCAACGGAGTTCCGCTACTTCCTTCTCTCGATGATCACGGGGCTCCTCTCCACACCGGAGTACATCCGAGCCAGTCTGGCTCACGTTCCCGGTGACCACGGCAGGACCGTGGCTCGGAAGCTGGAGCGACAGGAAGTCCTCTACGACAGGCCCAAACGCTTTACGTTCATCCTCACGGAACAGGCCGTGAGGTCCCCGTTCGTGGCGCGTGAGGCCATGGCCGTGCAGATCGACCGACTGGCCTCCCTCACCCACCTGGTGAACGTGCGCCTGGGTGTCCTTCCCATTGAGACCAGGATGCCGGGTAACCCGCTGAACACCTTCACGGTCTACGACGAGCGGATAGCGACGGCCGAACTGTCCGCCGGGGTGATGGTGTTCCGCGATCCCAGAGACGTTCGCAGTTACCTGGACGAGTTCGCGGCTTACGAGGGGCTGGCCCTCTTCGGTGAGGCTGCCAGGGAAAAACTTGGTGAGTGGGCGGTCCGCTACCGCGTATAG